Proteins from one Loktanella sp. M215 genomic window:
- the speB gene encoding agmatinase, translating into MTNFHQPVDASLVPRFAGHATFMRLPAVESAAGLDIALIGVPWDGGTTNRAGARHGPREVRSMSSLMRRAHHVSGVAPFSIANVADVGDLAVNPINLMDGLDLIQRGMAEIVATGAIPLSVGGDHLTTLPVLRAVAAKGPVGLIHFDAHSDTNDTYFGDNPYTHGTPFRRGIEEGLIDPKRMVQIGIRGSVYDPTEHDWARSQGIRIIYMEEFVQRGVASVMEEARTIVDDGATYVTFDVDSIDPSMAPGTGTPEIGGFTTREAQEMLRLLAGVNIVGADVVEVAPPFDVGGMTALVGATMMFELLCVMADMIDARRR; encoded by the coding sequence ATGACCAATTTCCACCAACCCGTCGATGCATCGCTTGTCCCGCGTTTTGCCGGGCATGCAACGTTCATGCGACTCCCCGCCGTGGAATCCGCCGCTGGCTTGGATATCGCGCTGATCGGGGTTCCGTGGGATGGGGGCACTACCAACCGTGCTGGTGCACGCCATGGCCCGCGCGAGGTGCGCAGCATGTCGAGCTTGATGCGCCGTGCGCATCACGTGTCCGGGGTGGCTCCGTTTTCAATAGCGAACGTGGCGGACGTGGGTGATCTGGCCGTGAACCCGATCAATCTGATGGACGGGCTTGATCTGATCCAGCGCGGCATGGCTGAAATCGTCGCGACCGGCGCGATCCCATTGTCTGTTGGTGGTGATCATCTGACGACACTTCCCGTGCTGCGTGCCGTTGCGGCCAAAGGCCCGGTCGGCCTGATCCATTTCGACGCTCATTCGGATACCAACGATACTTATTTCGGTGATAATCCCTATACCCACGGCACACCATTCCGGCGTGGAATCGAGGAGGGACTGATCGACCCCAAACGGATGGTTCAGATCGGCATACGCGGGTCGGTCTACGATCCAACTGAACATGATTGGGCGCGGTCGCAGGGAATCCGTATTATTTATATGGAGGAATTCGTTCAACGCGGCGTTGCCAGCGTGATGGAGGAGGCCCGCACCATTGTAGATGATGGCGCAACGTATGTGACCTTCGATGTCGACAGTATCGACCCTTCGATGGCGCCCGGCACCGGTACGCCGGAAATCGGCGGCTTTACCACCCGCGAGGCGCAAGAAATGCTGCGCCTTCTGGCAGGCGTCAATATCGTCGGTGCCGATGTGGTTGAGGTGGCACCGCCGTTCGACGTCGGTGGCATGACCGCATTAGTCGGCGCGACAATGATGTTTGAATTGCTTTGCGTGATGGCCGACATGATCGATGCGCGCAGGCGTTGA
- a CDS encoding citryl-CoA lyase — MPKRKDKITSAIGWSTADRIQVHGLDLPSEILGHVNLGDMAFMQVTGRKPTAPESIVFNAIAVTLVEHGITPSAMVARLTYMGAPESLQAAVAAGLCGLGTVFVGSMEGASKMLYAALPPGEKATEADLSRIAKETVAAYSAAGKIVPGLGHPVHKPVDPRTPRLFQIAEENDMSGLYVALMQLIQTEAEASSRKKLPINATGAIGAICCEFGFPQEIIRGFGVMARAIGLVGHILEETRNPIAFELWQRAEEEILQTSGPDAQ, encoded by the coding sequence ATGCCCAAGCGTAAGGACAAGATCACCTCCGCCATCGGGTGGAGCACGGCCGACAGGATTCAGGTTCACGGCCTTGATTTGCCATCCGAAATCCTCGGCCACGTAAATCTAGGCGACATGGCCTTCATGCAGGTGACGGGGCGCAAGCCAACTGCACCGGAATCAATCGTCTTCAACGCAATCGCTGTGACGCTGGTGGAACACGGCATCACCCCCTCGGCCATGGTGGCGCGGCTGACCTACATGGGCGCGCCAGAGTCACTGCAGGCCGCGGTGGCCGCAGGCCTCTGCGGGCTCGGGACGGTGTTCGTCGGATCGATGGAAGGGGCGTCGAAGATGCTTTACGCCGCCCTGCCCCCCGGCGAGAAGGCGACCGAAGCGGACCTCAGCCGGATCGCCAAAGAGACAGTGGCCGCATACAGTGCCGCAGGCAAGATCGTCCCCGGCCTGGGTCATCCGGTGCACAAGCCTGTCGATCCTCGCACCCCGCGCTTGTTCCAGATCGCCGAGGAGAACGATATGTCCGGTTTATATGTCGCTCTGATGCAATTGATCCAGACTGAGGCAGAGGCGTCATCCCGCAAGAAGCTTCCAATCAACGCCACCGGCGCCATTGGCGCGATCTGTTGCGAATTCGGCTTCCCCCAAGAGATCATCCGCGGCTTCGGTGTCATGGCCCGGGCAATTGGCTTAGTCGGGCACATCCTCGAAGAAACCCGCAACCCAATTGCCTTCGAGCTTTGGCAGCGAGCAGAGGAGGAGATCTTGCAGACGAGCGGTCCGGACGCGCAGTAA
- a CDS encoding SDR family NAD(P)-dependent oxidoreductase, with the protein MSQVLKDKVMLVTGAGGGIGRDLALAAAAAGAAVVVNDIGATLKGERENQGAAQAVVQEIEEAGGRAIANGGSVSDPDAARQMVADAVAAFGRLDAVVNNAGILRDGFFHKMSFEDFDAVIKVHLYGAFNVSRAAADQFRAQESGALIHMTSTSGLIGNLAQANYSAAKLGMVALSKSIALDLKRWNVTSNCIAPFAWSRMTSSIKVDSPEQEERVRKLQEMKPAKIAPLATYLASDAARDVTGQIFACRNNEIFVMNQPRPVRSVHHSEGWTPESVADHAIPALRAGFTPLDVSADVFNWDPI; encoded by the coding sequence ATGAGCCAGGTGCTCAAGGACAAGGTCATGCTTGTCACCGGCGCCGGGGGTGGCATCGGGCGCGACCTCGCCCTGGCGGCAGCCGCTGCTGGTGCCGCCGTCGTGGTCAACGATATCGGCGCCACACTGAAAGGCGAGCGCGAGAACCAGGGCGCGGCCCAAGCCGTCGTGCAAGAAATCGAGGAAGCGGGCGGGCGCGCCATCGCCAACGGCGGCAGCGTCAGCGACCCGGACGCCGCCCGCCAGATGGTGGCGGACGCGGTTGCGGCGTTCGGCCGTCTTGACGCCGTCGTCAATAACGCGGGCATCCTGCGCGACGGCTTCTTCCACAAAATGAGCTTTGAGGACTTCGACGCCGTCATCAAGGTGCACCTCTACGGCGCGTTCAACGTCTCGCGCGCTGCGGCGGACCAGTTCCGGGCACAGGAAAGCGGCGCGCTGATCCACATGACCTCGACCTCCGGCCTGATCGGCAACCTAGCGCAGGCGAACTATTCCGCGGCTAAGCTTGGCATGGTTGCCCTATCCAAATCCATCGCGCTCGACCTCAAACGCTGGAACGTCACCTCGAACTGCATCGCTCCCTTCGCGTGGAGCCGGATGACCTCGTCCATCAAGGTCGACAGCCCGGAGCAGGAGGAAAGGGTGCGCAAGCTGCAGGAGATGAAGCCTGCCAAGATCGCACCGCTGGCAACCTACCTCGCCTCCGACGCAGCGCGCGACGTGACCGGTCAGATCTTTGCCTGCCGCAACAACGAGATCTTCGTGATGAACCAACCGCGCCCCGTCCGGTCTGTCCACCACAGCGAAGGCTGGACACCCGAGAGCGTCGCCGACCACGCCATCCCAGCCCTAAGGGCCGGCTTCACCCCGCTCGACGTATCGGCGGACGTATTTAACTGGGACCCCATCTGA
- a CDS encoding Zn-ribbon domain-containing OB-fold protein, translating to MTAIRYQRCAACGDAWALDRPRCRTCGADAPASHDSTGCGTVFSVTIQHRAPSRDHPEPLPWCITLVDLDDGPRIMGHADPDTAIGDRVAGRMQDFAGTPVPTFTTVKED from the coding sequence GTGACCGCGATCCGCTATCAACGCTGCGCCGCGTGTGGCGACGCCTGGGCGCTCGACCGCCCCCGCTGCAGGACCTGCGGCGCCGATGCCCCGGCCTCGCACGACAGCACCGGTTGCGGCACGGTGTTCTCCGTCACGATCCAGCACCGTGCCCCAAGCCGCGACCATCCGGAGCCGCTGCCGTGGTGCATCACGCTCGTCGATCTGGACGACGGCCCCCGCATCATGGGCCACGCCGATCCGGATACCGCTATCGGCGACCGGGTGGCGGGCCGTATGCAGGATTTCGCCGGCACCCCCGTGCCGACCTTCACAACCGTCAAGGAGGATTGA
- a CDS encoding thiolase family protein codes for MTAYLRAAYATPFGRQEGSDPIGLMTSAADRVLDDANLTRGDVDGLICGYATTLPHLMLASLFAESFGLKPTYAHGLQMGGGTGAAMIHLAHILVTSGTCRSVLVVAGENRLTGQSRDSSLQTLAQVGHPTREVPTGTIVPAYYALLAARYLHDTGATQDDLAALAVLMRRNAARTPGAHLQDLVTEAEVMASRPIATPLKLLDCCPISDGGAAVLVTAAPGDGPAVALTGAGQAHLHQHVTEAPDDPALGARIAVAKAYAEAGISAADVGLLAIYDSFTVTLALLLEATGISAPGRAGAEARAGRFNASGDLPLNTHGGLLSYGHCGVAGAMAHVAETLAQLRGTAGERQIPNRPTHALIHGDGGVLSSHVSLVLERVS; via the coding sequence GTGACCGCCTATCTGCGCGCTGCCTATGCCACGCCATTCGGCCGGCAGGAGGGGTCGGACCCCATCGGCCTGATGACCAGCGCCGCCGACCGCGTGCTGGACGACGCAAATCTTACGCGCGGCGACGTTGACGGGCTGATCTGCGGCTATGCCACCACCCTGCCCCACCTGATGCTGGCCAGCCTCTTCGCCGAAAGCTTCGGCCTGAAACCCACTTATGCCCATGGCCTGCAGATGGGCGGCGGCACCGGGGCCGCGATGATCCACCTCGCCCACATCCTCGTAACTTCGGGCACCTGCCGGTCCGTGCTGGTCGTTGCGGGTGAAAACCGCCTGACGGGTCAAAGCCGCGATTCATCACTGCAGACGCTGGCGCAGGTCGGCCACCCGACACGAGAGGTCCCGACCGGGACGATCGTGCCTGCCTACTACGCCCTTCTGGCCGCACGCTACCTGCATGACACTGGCGCTACACAGGACGACCTAGCGGCCCTTGCGGTCCTGATGCGCCGCAACGCCGCGCGCACGCCCGGCGCCCATCTGCAGGACCTTGTCACCGAAGCGGAGGTCATGGCCTCGCGCCCTATCGCCACGCCGCTTAAGCTGCTGGACTGCTGCCCTATCTCCGACGGCGGTGCGGCGGTGCTGGTAACGGCCGCCCCCGGCGACGGGCCCGCCGTCGCCCTGACCGGCGCGGGGCAGGCCCATCTGCACCAGCATGTAACTGAGGCGCCCGATGACCCAGCCCTTGGTGCGCGGATCGCAGTGGCGAAGGCCTACGCCGAGGCGGGCATCAGCGCGGCCGACGTCGGCCTGCTGGCAATTTACGACAGTTTCACCGTCACGCTTGCTTTGCTGCTGGAGGCTACTGGCATCAGCGCCCCGGGCCGCGCCGGGGCAGAGGCGCGCGCAGGACGCTTCAACGCCAGCGGCGACCTGCCGCTGAATACGCACGGCGGCCTGCTGTCCTATGGCCACTGCGGCGTCGCTGGGGCCATGGCCCACGTGGCAGAGACGCTGGCGCAACTGCGTGGAACCGCGGGCGAGCGGCAGATCCCTAACCGCCCTACCCACGCGCTGATTCACGGCGACGGCGGCGTCCTGTCGTCCCACGTCTCGCTGGTGCTGGAGAGAGTGTCGTGA
- a CDS encoding MaoC family dehydratase, which yields MTDFPATIAPLTLTTSVAAAEAYAALTQDFNPIHLDPTFAKGTAFGKPIAHGTMALNLLYAAVDVATAQAFYIADLNIRFSAPTYVGQVITGILRQQDGALYALEVRTDDNRVVLTGTARLANRVAP from the coding sequence ATGACCGATTTTCCCGCCACCATCGCCCCGCTGACGCTGACAACCAGCGTTGCCGCCGCAGAGGCATACGCCGCGCTGACGCAGGACTTTAACCCGATCCACCTCGACCCCACATTTGCAAAAGGGACCGCCTTTGGCAAACCGATTGCGCATGGAACGATGGCCCTGAACCTGCTCTACGCCGCCGTGGACGTGGCCACGGCACAAGCGTTCTACATCGCAGACCTCAATATCCGTTTTTCGGCACCGACCTACGTCGGTCAGGTGATCACTGGGATCCTGCGCCAACAGGACGGCGCGCTGTATGCACTCGAGGTGCGGACTGACGACAACCGCGTGGTGCTGACGGGCACCGCTCGCCTCGCCAACAGGGTCGCACCGTGA
- a CDS encoding ABC transporter substrate-binding protein yields MSITLRNTFAAVGALVCLAQPLAAADHTIGALFPLSGPNAVYGDVFMSGADLAVDHINADGILSGPLSIAYEDSQGLPQPAVVGMTKLVNVTKVPYTLSAFTGVSKAISTLAMRNKVVAVNGGGVGPDLATLGEYFWNVIPLANLEVRAIVPYMVNERKLTKVALIYIDDPLGQAMEAEFETELPKVGAELVEAYSVPTTAQQFSGVAAQVRSSGADVVYVASYGNQQIQIVKQLRDNGVDAQLASYSGYAVPDAFALPESEGMLITGQGVDLEAQDPVTKRFVTDYRAKYDRDPTAYNINYYNATLLYGVLAAAIEKDGNDVTGEALLNKRKEMGSFDLVGGTVTFQDNGTLLFPIQVKEIKNGAAEALTSVNFE; encoded by the coding sequence ATGTCCATCACGCTCAGGAATACTTTCGCCGCGGTCGGCGCGCTTGTCTGCCTCGCGCAGCCGCTAGCGGCCGCCGACCATACCATTGGGGCCCTGTTCCCGCTGTCAGGCCCCAATGCGGTCTACGGCGACGTCTTCATGTCCGGCGCCGATCTGGCGGTCGATCACATCAATGCCGACGGCATTCTGTCCGGACCGCTGTCCATCGCCTACGAGGACAGTCAGGGTTTGCCGCAGCCTGCAGTCGTAGGAATGACGAAACTGGTGAACGTGACAAAGGTGCCTTACACTCTGTCCGCCTTCACCGGCGTGTCCAAGGCGATCTCGACCTTGGCTATGCGCAACAAGGTCGTTGCGGTGAACGGTGGCGGCGTTGGTCCCGATCTTGCGACGCTGGGTGAATACTTCTGGAACGTCATCCCGCTCGCTAACCTCGAGGTGCGAGCGATCGTTCCCTATATGGTGAATGAGCGCAAGCTGACCAAGGTGGCGTTGATCTACATCGACGATCCACTGGGCCAAGCGATGGAGGCTGAATTCGAAACCGAGCTCCCAAAGGTCGGTGCGGAGCTGGTCGAGGCCTATTCGGTCCCCACCACGGCGCAGCAGTTCTCCGGCGTGGCCGCACAGGTGCGCTCCTCAGGGGCCGACGTTGTCTATGTCGCCAGCTACGGCAACCAGCAGATCCAGATCGTCAAGCAGCTACGTGATAATGGCGTGGACGCGCAGCTGGCTTCCTATTCCGGCTACGCTGTGCCTGATGCTTTTGCGTTGCCTGAATCCGAGGGGATGCTGATCACCGGCCAAGGTGTCGACCTGGAAGCGCAGGACCCCGTCACTAAGCGCTTCGTCACTGACTACCGTGCGAAATATGACCGTGACCCGACCGCCTACAACATCAACTATTACAACGCGACGCTGCTTTACGGCGTTTTGGCCGCTGCCATCGAAAAGGACGGCAACGACGTTACCGGAGAGGCGCTTCTGAACAAGCGCAAGGAGATGGGCAGCTTCGATCTAGTTGGTGGCACCGTGACCTTCCAGGACAACGGCACGCTGCTGTTCCCGATCCAGGTCAAGGAGATCAAGAACGGCGCGGCCGAGGCCCTGACATCCGTCAACTTCGAATAG
- a CDS encoding branched-chain amino acid ABC transporter permease produces MLAIQLAITGLQTGALYALTAVGFSLIFGSTRIFHFAHGATFVVAAYLFYAVFNAGWGVAPGILAAAIGAVVFGLALDRLVYVPIQRHEGSFFTVFVASFGVGIAVQNIIGMVFGRGFVTVNTSLSRSVEMFDNIYVSPLAWIAILCAVVFLGGLQFVLLKTHVGMSLRALSDNPELVRTFGLDPRRIEAMAFAIGSLLVVPAAIITSATTGLNPSVGHHVMLISLAATIVGGIGSIPGTVLAGVLLGLAESMALLVVDSQWTEAVTFAILFAFIIIRPSGLLGRTIAH; encoded by the coding sequence ATGCTGGCGATCCAACTGGCCATCACTGGTCTGCAGACAGGTGCGCTCTATGCGCTGACGGCAGTGGGGTTTTCGCTGATCTTCGGATCGACGCGGATCTTCCACTTCGCCCATGGCGCGACCTTCGTGGTCGCCGCCTACCTGTTCTATGCGGTCTTCAACGCCGGTTGGGGCGTCGCACCCGGCATCCTCGCCGCGGCGATTGGGGCGGTGGTCTTCGGTCTGGCGCTTGACCGGCTGGTCTATGTCCCAATCCAGCGGCACGAAGGGTCCTTCTTCACAGTCTTCGTCGCGTCGTTCGGGGTTGGGATCGCGGTCCAGAATATCATTGGCATGGTCTTCGGCCGCGGTTTCGTGACCGTGAACACCTCGCTGTCGCGCAGTGTCGAGATGTTCGACAACATCTACGTCTCGCCACTCGCCTGGATTGCTATCCTCTGCGCCGTTGTGTTTCTGGGTGGGCTGCAGTTCGTGCTGCTAAAGACCCACGTCGGCATGTCTCTCCGGGCGCTGTCGGACAATCCAGAGCTGGTCCGCACCTTCGGTCTCGATCCACGGCGGATCGAGGCCATGGCCTTCGCCATCGGATCGCTGCTGGTGGTGCCCGCGGCGATCATCACCTCGGCCACGACGGGGCTCAATCCGTCCGTCGGGCACCATGTCATGCTGATCTCGCTTGCGGCGACCATCGTGGGCGGTATCGGGTCGATCCCTGGCACTGTGCTTGCGGGGGTTCTGCTGGGACTGGCCGAAAGCATGGCGCTGCTGGTCGTCGACTCGCAATGGACCGAGGCAGTGACCTTCGCGATCCTCTTCGCCTTCATCATCATCCGACCGTCGGGCCTGCTGGGCCGGACTATCGCGCACTGA
- a CDS encoding branched-chain amino acid ABC transporter permease — MEAYIFNLVNLIAIYAILAVTLNFIMGYAGIYSLAHAVFFGIGAYTGSWVAQNVSPSIFVTLPAAMAASAVVSLLLALPALRVRGEYFVAASLGLQVLAVTIFSEWKGFTGGIGGVLAIPAVRIMGVEVYQPSQFSILSVAMLILVLLAINALVHSSFGRNLRAIRDSESAAASFGKNVPMIKTISVVISAALAAVAGVLYASYLSFINVETFTLDNSVLIMAMVIIGGTGTIAGPVVGAAVLLLLPSLISYFAFLPQTEIGALQQIIYGLGMTLLMIFRPGGIVGRRAGK; from the coding sequence GTGGAAGCCTACATTTTCAATCTCGTCAATTTGATCGCGATCTATGCGATCCTCGCGGTCACACTGAACTTCATCATGGGATATGCGGGAATCTACTCGCTGGCCCATGCGGTTTTTTTCGGGATCGGAGCGTATACCGGATCCTGGGTCGCGCAGAATGTCAGCCCATCGATTTTCGTGACCCTGCCTGCCGCCATGGCAGCGTCCGCCGTGGTGTCGCTGCTGCTGGCGCTTCCGGCACTTCGGGTGCGGGGCGAATACTTCGTCGCCGCTTCCTTGGGATTGCAGGTGCTGGCCGTCACGATTTTTTCGGAATGGAAGGGTTTCACCGGCGGCATCGGTGGTGTGCTGGCGATCCCCGCTGTCCGAATCATGGGGGTGGAGGTCTATCAACCCAGCCAGTTCTCGATCCTGTCGGTCGCGATGCTGATCCTGGTATTGCTGGCAATCAATGCGCTGGTCCACTCCAGCTTCGGCCGCAATCTGCGCGCCATCCGCGACAGCGAAAGCGCCGCGGCGTCGTTCGGGAAGAACGTCCCCATGATCAAGACAATCTCGGTCGTCATTTCGGCTGCGCTGGCCGCCGTCGCGGGGGTGCTTTACGCCAGCTACCTCAGCTTTATCAACGTAGAGACGTTCACGCTGGATAACTCGGTGCTGATCATGGCGATGGTCATCATCGGCGGCACAGGCACCATCGCGGGGCCTGTCGTGGGGGCCGCAGTCCTCCTGCTGCTGCCTTCGCTGATCTCCTACTTCGCGTTCCTGCCGCAAACAGAGATCGGGGCCCTGCAGCAGATCATCTATGGCCTTGGCATGACGCTGCTCATGATCTTCCGCCCCGGCGGCATCGTAGGCCGGAGGGCGGGGAAATGA
- a CDS encoding ABC transporter ATP-binding protein translates to MSVSAPALNEPLMQIRNLSKSFGGVTAVDNVTMDLRSGIVTTLVGPNGAGKTTFFNLITGNLARDSGEVTWLGNDIAGVSPHRIARMGVMRTYQDLRLFDGMTVLENTLNATEFNALPLPMSRTARRRRQERIDEVLERTGLADKRNTRAIDLAYAERKFLSLARIMATQARLWLLDEPASGLDPNSYDRFLTILREDVAKGVTVCIIEHNLDIVIGISDRIAFLDRGKLLADGDPQSVLDDPELAKIYFGDRA, encoded by the coding sequence ATGAGCGTAAGCGCCCCCGCCCTGAACGAGCCACTTATGCAGATCCGAAACCTCAGCAAGAGCTTCGGCGGCGTCACCGCTGTCGACAATGTGACGATGGATCTGCGGTCCGGCATCGTCACGACGCTGGTTGGCCCCAACGGTGCGGGCAAGACGACCTTCTTCAACCTGATCACCGGCAACCTCGCCCGCGACAGTGGAGAGGTGACGTGGCTGGGCAATGACATCGCGGGCGTGAGTCCGCACCGGATTGCCCGGATGGGTGTCATGCGCACCTATCAGGATTTGCGGCTGTTCGATGGCATGACGGTCTTGGAAAACACCCTGAACGCCACCGAATTCAACGCCCTGCCACTGCCCATGTCCCGCACGGCACGGCGCCGGCGGCAAGAGCGGATCGATGAGGTGCTGGAACGCACCGGACTGGCCGACAAGCGCAACACCCGTGCAATCGATCTCGCCTATGCAGAACGCAAGTTCCTGTCCCTTGCGCGGATCATGGCGACGCAGGCGCGGCTGTGGCTGCTGGACGAACCCGCCTCGGGGCTCGACCCGAATTCCTATGACCGTTTTTTGACGATCCTGCGCGAGGACGTGGCTAAGGGCGTCACGGTCTGCATCATCGAGCACAACCTTGACATCGTCATCGGAATTTCCGACCGGATCGCATTTCTAGATCGGGGCAAGCTGCTGGCGGACGGCGATCCCCAGTCTGTGCTGGATGACCCAGAACTGGCGAAAATCTATTTCGGAGACCGCGCATGA
- a CDS encoding ABC transporter ATP-binding protein — MTAVLQTHDLAAGYGGRPVISEIDITLNQAEVLCLIGHNGAGKSTLLKAMFGLLPTEAGQVQVNGQNVTGSTPRAIADMGVAMVPEGRGVFPSLTVNEIFALGMHATSVPKDEREERIDWVLNILPVIREFMHRPASTLSGGQQQMVSIGRSLLSRPRILLLDEPSIGLAPKLFQDLLAPIRKLQEQEGLSILLVEQNVREALKISDRAVVMKSGRMIWEGMPEELSDNEKLMELY, encoded by the coding sequence ATGACCGCCGTTCTGCAGACCCACGACCTAGCCGCCGGATACGGTGGTCGCCCTGTGATCTCGGAAATCGATATCACACTGAATCAGGCCGAGGTGCTATGCCTGATCGGTCATAACGGTGCGGGCAAGTCGACCCTGCTGAAAGCGATGTTCGGTCTGCTGCCCACCGAAGCCGGACAGGTGCAGGTGAATGGACAGAACGTGACCGGCAGCACGCCGCGCGCCATCGCCGACATGGGAGTGGCCATGGTCCCCGAGGGAAGGGGCGTCTTTCCGTCACTCACGGTGAACGAAATCTTCGCGCTCGGGATGCACGCGACGTCTGTGCCGAAGGACGAGCGGGAGGAGCGCATCGACTGGGTGCTGAACATCCTGCCCGTCATTCGGGAATTCATGCACCGGCCCGCCTCGACCCTGTCCGGGGGACAGCAACAAATGGTGTCCATCGGGCGGTCCTTGCTGTCGCGCCCTCGAATCCTGCTGCTGGACGAGCCTTCGATTGGTCTGGCGCCGAAGCTTTTTCAGGACCTGCTCGCCCCGATCCGCAAGCTGCAGGAACAGGAGGGGCTTTCGATATTGCTGGTCGAACAGAATGTGCGCGAGGCGCTCAAAATCTCGGACCGTGCCGTTGTGATGAAATCCGGTCGCATGATCTGGGAAGGGATGCCCGAGGAGCTGTCCGACAACGAAAAGCTGATGGAGCTTTACTGA
- a CDS encoding AMP-binding protein, with amino-acid sequence MTSRLTFDGLIAARQDRDDDRPVLVTATGRAVSAAEFDRHVGQAATWLTGQGVGRGDRVAVWLNNSHTWLALLFGAARIGAVVAAVNTRYRTAELHHILASSRARMLIFDSDDSHADFAEMIAALDMTTLPTLTALASPAGGTEIAGLAVAACSFDDLNPTPSQDAAPADPLLLFTTSGTTSKPKLVLHTQETLSLHATLCAGAYGFNQPGARYLAAMPFCGVFGLNPTLAAVAGGATVHIMPVFQVAPAIEMARANAITHFFGSDEMFRQMWEADRDGFAEARLCGFASFTPGLSETLRQMATAGLPLVGVYGASEVNAIFSIQPLALLVEQRLQGGGRPAGGDTVQIRVRNSETGALCQTGEAGMLEIRAPTNFKGYFENPEATAKALDADGYFLSGDAGFLRDDGTFVYLARNGDFVRLSGFLTDPAEIEEVIAQAPGVSKAQVVGVTHDGKTRPVAFVVAKPGATPDADAVIAHTKSKLAHYKVPLMVIMLDAFPTTESANGLKIQKTRLRDMAEARLSGDAS; translated from the coding sequence ATGACGTCGCGTCTGACGTTCGACGGTCTGATCGCCGCCCGCCAAGACCGGGACGATGACCGCCCCGTTCTGGTCACCGCCACAGGGCGGGCCGTCAGTGCCGCCGAATTCGACCGGCACGTCGGTCAAGCGGCGACGTGGCTGACGGGGCAGGGCGTGGGGCGCGGCGACCGTGTTGCAGTCTGGCTGAACAACTCGCACACGTGGCTGGCCCTACTGTTCGGCGCGGCGCGCATCGGCGCCGTCGTGGCGGCGGTCAACACCCGTTATCGCACGGCCGAGCTGCATCACATACTGGCTAGTTCTCGCGCCCGAATGCTGATCTTCGACAGCGACGACAGCCATGCGGATTTTGCCGAAATGATCGCCGCCCTCGACATGACGACGCTGCCCACCCTGACGGCGCTCGCGTCGCCTGCGGGCGGGACTGAAATCGCGGGTCTGGCCGTCGCTGCTTGTAGTTTCGATGATCTCAATCCGACTCCGTCGCAGGACGCTGCCCCGGCCGACCCCCTTCTGCTGTTCACGACTTCTGGCACCACCAGCAAGCCCAAGCTGGTGCTGCACACGCAAGAAACGCTGTCCCTTCACGCAACCCTGTGCGCTGGGGCCTATGGTTTCAACCAGCCCGGCGCGCGGTATCTGGCCGCGATGCCGTTTTGTGGCGTCTTCGGACTGAACCCGACGCTGGCCGCCGTCGCGGGCGGGGCAACTGTCCACATAATGCCGGTCTTTCAGGTTGCCCCGGCAATCGAGATGGCTCGCGCGAACGCGATCACTCATTTCTTCGGCTCGGACGAGATGTTCCGTCAGATGTGGGAGGCCGACCGCGATGGCTTCGCAGAGGCGCGGCTTTGCGGCTTTGCCTCTTTTACCCCCGGCCTAAGCGAAACCCTGCGGCAAATGGCAACTGCAGGTCTGCCCTTGGTGGGCGTCTATGGCGCGTCCGAGGTCAACGCCATCTTCTCGATCCAGCCCCTAGCCCTGTTGGTCGAACAGCGGTTGCAGGGAGGCGGCCGCCCTGCGGGCGGCGACACCGTGCAGATCCGCGTCCGCAACAGCGAGACCGGCGCGCTGTGCCAGACAGGAGAGGCTGGCATGCTGGAGATCCGAGCGCCCACGAACTTTAAGGGCTACTTCGAGAACCCGGAGGCGACGGCAAAGGCGTTAGACGCCGATGGCTATTTCCTGTCCGGCGACGCGGGGTTCCTGCGCGATGACGGCACCTTCGTTTATCTCGCGCGAAACGGCGACTTCGTCCGTCTGTCAGGCTTCCTGACCGACCCTGCCGAGATCGAGGAGGTCATCGCGCAAGCCCCCGGTGTGTCCAAGGCGCAGGTCGTCGGCGTCACGCACGACGGCAAGACGCGGCCCGTGGCTTTCGTCGTGGCCAAGCCGGGAGCGACGCCCGACGCGGATGCCGTCATTGCACATACCAAGTCAAAACTTGCGCATTACAAGGTGCCGCTGATGGTCATCATGCTTGATGCCTTTCCGACAACCGAGAGTGCCAACGGGCTAAAAATTCAGAAGACCCGCTTGCGGGACATGGCCGAAGCGAGACTGTCAGGAGATGCGTCATGA